A region of the Scomber scombrus chromosome 17, fScoSco1.1, whole genome shotgun sequence genome:
AATTTTGAAGCCCAGAATTAAAGCCTATGGTCAGtgccatcttttctgtttggagccaggaccttccaaagctttttgaatgggagtcattTGGAGTTTCTAGTGGCCATCTGTGGCATTGCACCTTAAAGTTCTTCTGCTTACGGAACACGTTGAAGAGTAGCGAAAGGAAGCATCCTGCAGCGAGTTGCCATTCAATCTCTATGTAAACCTGCGGCAAAGTGCGGccaaaaaaaagttgagaatagtttaacattttgtggCAAAGTGCAGCGAAAGATAACCTGCAGTCAATCAATATAGAGAGTGGTCTGATGTATCGACCTATGTTTCAAATAATTTCTTCCCACCCGAAACACATAGAAGCTAAACTTATTGTTGCTGTTTCTACACATCCCATACTGTACGACAACACATTGTACAACTATAGTTAtgagatcaccaaagtcataaGGATTCATCTTCTGGGCACTGTAGACAGCTGTACAAAATTTCAAGTTAATCCATTCAATATCTGTTGAGATATTTTGGTTtgaaccaaagtggtggactggcCGACCAACTGACATTGCCATGCCTAAAGCCTTGGAGTAAGCACAGCTATAGAATCAAAAGCAACCTTtgtcaacagttttcattgGTGACCATTTATTTAAGGGAACTTAGATCAATTTAGAGTTTTAAACCAGCCTATGTGTATTTAGGTATACTCAGCTGGATTTATCTCAGCTTCACAATGCACCAATTAACCTGGGGTCATAGTGTTTGTTCCACTGTTTGCGAGGAGAAGTGCATCCTAATGAGGTaagtgcttgtgtgtttgtgtttgtaaagaTGCCTGTGTGGTCACCAACAGACCAGGACGGGAGAGTTGTGACAGGCACACAATGGAACGTACACACAGATAagacagattgtgtgtgtgcgtaaggAAAGTGACTTTAACTGAGAGTTCCCAAACACACCTGGGAGATGTTCTCACAAGAGATAAAAGCTATAAAAAACAACTTCAGCAAATACCATTCATTAAATGGATTGACATTTAGGATTGGATAAGGTTTGGTTTAGTCTTTCGGATGGAGAATTGTACTTCTGTGGGTACTATTTAGACAGAGGGAGTCAAACTCTTGGATGCAATTTGAAGATATGTTAAACAGTGAGATTAGCCTGGCTTAGCTCAACAAACAGAGACCAGGATTTGCTTCCTGTGTCTTACCAACAGTCAACATTGGTTTTCTTTATCCATGGCAGCAAATTTCCCCtaactttaaagctgcattaattaatatttttatgttaacaaTGGGGGGGTTGCTTGTAGGGATGATTTCACTCAACTGATCCATTCATAACAATGGAGTGTTTTATTGTCTTCAGcatattgttttggttttacagctaGAAACTCTGTTTTTATCAGTCTCACTGCTTTCATCAACTTCATTTCTAGCCGCAGCAGGCAGcttttttctacaaaaaagctctgataagcAAACCGTAAAATACCTGCTCACCATCAAATAGCAGAcaaacaaagttagcaactagctggaaACATTGTGGAGGATTTAGCAGCTTAATAATCAGATAGTTCCTTCATGAGCAGGTGGAGACCATGCAGAGCTAAACAGAATTTGaatattgtgtttgtatattcCAGGTTGGCCAAAAGTTATATTAACATTACAAAGTGATTATGTGTCACTTTCTTTAGCAGGCCAAGAAATAAATGCAGGTTTAACCCAGTATTTTTGTTGCCCAAActtacaaaatataacaaaaacatcatCCATTGGGCCATtagatcagaaaaaaacattctgaCAAATTAACTTTATCATTTGAGTAGGAAACACTGTGCTACTATGCATTTTGGGAGAAATTTAAATATAACCGATCCTTAACATGAGTGACTGAGCTAGGATAAGCTAATTTCAATACACAGCATTAAACTGCAAACAGAGCATCAacatcagcatcatcagcatTGAAGCACATAAGTCATAGAGCCTTTAAGGTTTAAGCAGATCCGGATGCCTTTTGACATATGAAGACTGACCTTAGCCCATACTATGATGGTCCTCTACTCTTTAGCTCCACTGATGTAAGACAATTGGTAACAAAGCTGATGCACTGAAGTCCAGTTTGTGTAAATGCCTTTAAGGAGGCTCCcatatttgtctgtttctgctGTGCAACTTCCTGAACGCTATGAGTCCCAACATATTGGAATATGATCAATGTTGACAGGACTAGCCTTTGGTCGGGTTaaagtactgtatattttcctctctgtctctttcctttaatttttcttctttgctgaCCAAACAGGCTTATGAACTCTTTGAACTGTTTGACTGAGAGTACACAAAAACCAACTCACTTACCGGAACTTGCCCGAAGGAGATAAACTtaagagaggagatgaagaaaagtGATGAAGGGGTGGACTATACCGCTCTCTAAAGTAAAGGAACAATACGCAAGAGAAGAACAGGGGAAGCCATTTTTCTTGCTTGTTAAAGCACTTGAACTTTAGCTCTTACTTCTTCTAAAAGCTTCTACTTATCTACTCATCCTAATAAGAGagcaggatggaggaggaggcaggaaggGTAATGGAGGTCGGTTGGACGTACGCTGCCTCTGTGCGGCACACTCCTCACAGCTGGTCAAGGTCGACGGTCGCAACACTGATTGGCTGGTGATTTATACCGCTGCTATCAGGAGTGAGTCAAGTCATCTGTGCCGCATCACATCCAAACAGCCATCAGACATTTTCTGTGAGGAATGGAATGACATTTGGCAAGTGGTAACTAAAACAGAAAGAGTTGGTTTTTGTCCCTGGGATTTGATAAGACACAgactctcttttttcttttgtacgAGATATAAGAAGTAGATTCTCGTGGGGGATGAGTACAACACTTCCGAGCATGTTCATTGTCAAATGAATCACCCATATCCTCATTCCTGACAGTTGTAGTagatatgttttcttttgttttaaaacccCAATCTCAAAGACAACACATTTGTACGTACATGATGACCGAACTTGTTCAGGCCAAAAACAACCTGCCTCACACACCTGAGTttacccatacacacacacacacacacacacacacacacacacacacacatacacacacacacacacacacacacacacacacatacacagacatatacaccTCATTAATTTCTCGGGCATGCACCTATGtttaaatgtgcacacacacgtatgcagCTCAGTCACATGGTGTTCAACAGTGAATGTTATCAGAACACATTATCAGGGCATGCCGTGAAGGTTAATTCCTGTATAATTTATATAAGATTGGTGAAGAGGTTTACTCTGATAACCCGGTCAGAAGCACCTTGCTGTGCATGTCACTCCTTTCCACAGACTTACCAGCAGCGGCTGGTGCTCTCACGTACGCACAGAGAGGGTGAAGACACACTTCTTACAAGAAGGGAGTGTACAAGgcggaaaggaggagagagtaTGAGAGGAAGAATGTGTAATTTGGTGCCAGGTGATAAAAGAGTGTGGCAGTCAGCCAATGGGCTTTTGGTAATAGAATGCCTCTGttacattacacatttaaacaatgtgactttcatcctcacacacagacccacacactTGTGTTTCTGTAGAGGAAAGTCATTCACTGATCTCAATTAAACtggtgtgcaaaaaaaaaataaagaaaaaatgtgattactAAGAAGTTGTATTTATAATGGAAAAATGATGGATTGGGAGTAACATTTGCTTATATGCACATGGCCAAATATTAGCTGTGGGGCCCCTAAGATTAAGATCCTAAAGCTAGATTTTGACACAATGGGCCCTACAAATTACCAAAAACAAGTGACATGAAGTGAATCTCGGGTCCAAAAGAATTTGTCTGGTTAGTTATCCAGCTCATACACCTCTATCCATTTCCTGCTTTCATTGATTACAAGACTGTGTCCAGAAATCAGTGCAGAGGAGGACCAGCACAGGCAAGAATCGTTCTGATAAAACGGTACCACAGTGACGtttacaaatgtaaatgtgcagATCGATGCAGAGGAGGCTGTTTATTGTACTTTTAGGAAAGGGGCATTTcattaaaagtgtgtgtttatgtatgtgtgtgtaagtagtCAGCACAatcagagatacacacacacatgcactgtatCTACTGTAACtgtgcccacacacacatacacactgagtCAGCAGAAACAGGAGCTTGGTGACACCGCTAATGAACCCGAGTGTTATTCTTCAATTAAACTATGGATGGGTATCGAGCCAAGGAACTCCTCTCAGGGCTGCTCGAGTTACACCACAGCCCGATCCCTCTCTTCCTAAACGCTCCCTTTCTCCTTATTTATCACTCGCTCGGCCTCTCTGCTTTTTTGCTCCATCATGCCTCAATTCTCTCCACTGTAAAGTCTCATTGTCTCTCTCGCTGccgcttctttttttctccgtccttccttcattccatatACCCAGTGAGGTATGAGTTGTTGCAGGCAAACCTGAGATGTCAGACACATAGCTGCCAACAAATGTCATTACATACTTATCAGCTCTTTCTACTTCCTCTGTGTCTATCAATCTGTCAATGTGCTGGATGTAAACACATTAGTTGTCCTGCAGTGGCTTCCTGGCGTCAACAGAGGGCGTCACCACTATATGGAGATTTTACCAGCACAAATAAATGTCTCTACTCTATATTACAGACATAGCAATAGAACATTTGAAGAAGCAGGTTGTTAAAAAAATCCATTcaaattagatgtttttttcaatataatatacattacttattttgaattttatatCAGGGATCAGTAAAGTTCCATCATGTAAGATGCAGGTCTCACACAGATTTGACGTATGTGCCTTTAATCTTTATTCAggttttcattcagtttttattgtatttaagtCTGATgacaaaaggaaacatttaaactaATTTAAGTGAATATCAGTTTCCACTTCAGAATATGTTTAATTATCATGTTGgaaatcatttaattgaaaaatgactttaggCAACTAAGCAACAAAAGCAgcacaataaaatatgttgtttttttctctcattaacACAAAAGGTTCAAGTACATTTTCCCAAGTACTATACATAAGTGCAATTTTCAGATATttgtacattcatttttatgcaACTTTTAAACCATTATCAAACAATCAAGCAATTCAAATGTGTTCCACCTCAACCAGCAACAACATAAAAGTGTTTACAAGtacaacaataatgataataataataataataatataacactgacGGGCCATTCTGCAAAATAAACAGGTCACTTTTGATACTTgaagtacatatatatatatatatacttctcttattttacttaaaatGCTGGACTGTAGATGTAGTCTTGTAGCGCCCTTATAACCATCAttgtcatcattatcattatcatcaccatcatcagtcGCTTCCttcatttattaacatttccCATCACGACATCTTATCTTCTCTgactcctctttcttttcctgcatttcctcttcttcctctccgtGCTGTGTCATCTCAGCTCTTACTCGAAGGGGGGGAAAAGAGGCCGGTCAGGTGGCTTCTTCCGAGTCGGaatgacacaaaaaaatccattcTCCGACATTGTGGTCAGGCAAGTCGTCACGACGCGCATACTCCGACTTTCCAATGATTATTTGTGCGTCAGCTGGCGCTCGGTGACCGGCACCATGCGGCGACAGCCTGCTGAGGAAACGTTGCACtgcgcacgcacacgcacgcagaGCTATAGGCTACGTGTCCAGACACACAGCTCTCCCTACTTCGGCAAGTTGGGTTTCTTCTGTCATGGAAACGCAGCATAGTTTGAGCTCAACCCCGAGTAGCCACGAGACTGGAAAGTATTTGCCCTAATATGACCAGGGCATCTGGAAGTGTGGCGCTCACCTTGTCTTAGCCTGAATAAGTCTCACCTTTTTTTTGGATAAATTTAATATTGCTTCAAATCACCCTGTTCCAGATCAtattgtctataaaatgtgtcctataaaatgtatttattagtcATTTCCCCTGGAAGAATGAATGTGTAAGTGGCCCCATTATATTCATCTTTAGCTTTTTGTACGCAGTAGATGCAGAAACTAAGGGAAAtaattaaaagcagaaactgACAGATATCCCAACGATATCAggatactttttaaaaaagacttcAGGAGAGCGCGCAGTGCTGTCAGCCCATAGAGGACACACCTACCGTCTTCTAATAATCCACCAATCATTTCCAAGTTATCGCCACCCCATAGCCACAGTATTGAGAGACGGAGACAGAGGTGGACGCGTTGTCTTTACGGAGAGAGCTGGCCTGCTTAGTGCGCACTGACAGTGCAAACGGAATGAAAAGCCAGAGCAAATAAAGCAGCAAGTTTTGTGGGACGAGAATCTCTCTGCCCggttttctttttcactgaGCGTCATCCTGGTGCACGGGTTCAGGTTGCACATAGGAGTAGGCTACAAGTTTCCAATGGACAGATACTTGGAGACGGATGGCGCAACAAGCATgggattatttttgtaatgtggATTGCTATTCCTTTGCAAGAAAATAAAGGTCCGCTGCGGAACAATGTGAGACGTTATGCGTCTTGGATTCTCGTGTTTCTGGATATCTTGAAAATCATTGGCAACAGTTGAGAAGGAAGAAGTTATGAGCAAAGGATCGTATGCTCCGACACTGGGACCAACATGGATTTGCCGTTAAAACCCCCTGCCCCTTATTTAGAGAATTTTTAGCCGGTCCActtgtgttattgttgttgtactTGTTGTTGTAAACTTCATGCTTGTGGACAAATCGCCACACTGGGCTCTTGGATTTTGAAACGTCGCCTGCCATTGGATTGGATTTCCAACACCATGAACTTTATTGACAGTTTGACactattatttctgacgctgtCAGCTGTCAAGGTGAGTCGAGTCATCCAGAGAGCAAACTGCactaaaaagaacaaaaacattgatgACCTCAATATGCGAAATGTAGCCACTGGTCATTAATGTGTAGCTCGTCCTTGCCTTCCCTCTGGGTAGGTCATTGCTCGTGTTTAAACAAGCCGAAATATTTAGTGGCTTGGAGAGATTCAAACAGCCATTACGCAAGGCTGACACTATATAAACCGAACCCACGCTCTCGTGGGTGGTGCGTTTTCGTGTAACAAATGTGGCATATGTGAtgatttttaaagtttgttgtGAAGTTTGACGCTGGGTGATTTCAGGCCTACTCTAAAACCACCCTGGAGATATTATTACGCTTTAAAGGCGCAGTGGCTCCATTCTGAATTAGGACATGTGAGCAGGTTCACTCCTGGCGCTTAGACTGGTCTCATATTTTTCCCACTTCAATAAGAAGAAGCACTGGCTTTTCACGCTGAAATTTAACATTCAGTTTCGGAATAAAACCAACAGTGCTTCATAAAGGAATAAAGATGACTCAGAATTTTAATGGCCGTTTGAGAGCGCGCTGTAAATCGCTTTCCATATAATCATTAATCAAGCGTTGTGAGTCCAGGAAGGCTTGAGCAAAGGTTTCAAGgtgaaaaaaatacagcacTAGTACACAAACCACTTTAGTAGGAGGCTGCATATTTTCCAGCAACATGATTGGACTTTGAAGGATTACTTCTAATAGGAGTTTGCCGCCTAAAGGGAAGAGGACATATGTTAGGGTACACACTAGTTATTTTTTCGAGCATCTTTTCTTTAACCAGATGAGATATATCCCCCCGAGAATCTAGTAAAGTGTTTATTTAACTAACTACTGACAGCCTAATCCAACCAATCAACACCGTATACTATCCGGATGCCCCCTAACTGCTCATTATCAGTCATCACTCGGTTTAAAGGCCAGTGTTCGCAGCTTGACACCCAACCattaataatacagtatatagtgtTTTGGGGGCTGGGGTCTCTCAGCCCACAACGTCGGACCCTCTCACGCCACCAAAAAGGGGTGGAGACAGCTGCGctcactgtctctttttttctctctacattTCATTAAGGAGTGGAATACGCGTTCCTGGAAACGCCACTGAAAAGCCGGTGCCACAGGAATGGGTCTCATGCAATATTGGCGAGATATTGCGCTACATGTgagggaaaagagagggagtgagagagagagaggcgcgcgtgtatgtgtgagacagtgagagaaagtTGTGCGTAATGCGCGCGCGCGCACTGATGGAAAGTTGCCAAAAGTTCTTTGTGGTCCGACTGGTGCGGTGACAACTACCCCCTGTGAGGGAAAGTAACAGGCTGAAATTCTTGCCAGTTTTAATGGCAACAGTTATTAATCCGCGTTGCCTGGAGGCGAGAGAATAAATGTTTggtgaaactgaaacaaaaccAACCAGCTCATTTACACGTTTATTTCCAGGTCATTACATTTAAGCTGATGTTGTCAGCTTTTTATGCTTGGCACATTGTACCTCtgctcatatatatataaccatAAACGTATTCACCACATAGTCTTCCTTATTATACAAGGAATACATGAGAATTACAGTTCCTTTAATAtgagtatatacagtacaagtcaAAAGTTTTGACACATGTTGAGAAGGTATTTCAAAccgtttgactggtactgtaagtGTCTCTAAACgttaaaacatactgtatatttctagCTTTTGTTTCAAAATATGACATTCATGAACATAGTCAAGAAATTATGTAGTATAGGAAAGATCATACTCTTGAAAactatttaactttttaaaagcCTGTAGAAGTTCTACACATTTAACTCTCATTGCCCTCATACACTGTGTATAGGCCAGTCCTAGATAAGATACATAGTGTGGTATTCATATTCTGGCAGTGGTcaacagaaatgtcaaaatgtaaatatatattttttgcgcAACTATGGATAAGTAGAGGGCACGTTTTCTGAGCTGTTGCTCAATCTACTGTAACTAACAAGTTTGTTTTTACTCCTTGCAGAGTGCCCACATACCGAAGGACGCAGAAAGAGGTCCACATGACGGTAGGTGTCCCACAGGGCACCGTGGGAATACAATCTGCCCTGGGCTCCCTGGCTGGCAGAAAGCCAAACAAAAACTGCTGGTTTGAGGTTCACCTTGATGATATGGGGGAAATTATCGCCTCCTGGTGGACATTTTTGTAGTTTATCCCCCCCTGCCCCTCTTGCCAGACTCCTTTCTAGTAAATGAGTGCAGTTTCACCCCTAAATTGAGACTATTGGATGCCTTCATTCTGTACAGCATTCCTTCTTGTTTGAGGTTAAGCTGGGGAAATGTTATGGTGGCCAGACTCATTTATAGAAAGGAATTTCACCCTCTTGGCCCACAATTTCATTTTGCACAATCCCACTGTTGCCCAATCTAATTTGGACAATCAGAAGCTGAACTTTATGATATTGTTCAGGCCCAGTATATTTGGTTTGGCCTCCCAGAGGGCTTTCAGGCAGGGGTTGTTTTAGGCCCACTACTGCTCTGAGTGATAGTTTGGAGGTGTTGTCTGTCTATGTCCTAATATATTTCTCAAGAACAGAACTCCTGCAAAGACTAAGTGAGGGGGGCAAGTAGACTGAAGGTGAAAAAACAGCCCTCGGGCTATTATTTTATAGCTGTAGGTGAGCTGAATCACAATGGGGCAGGAGCAGAGTTTGATATTGCAggtattaaatttaaattatgaGAGAATACAAAGGCAGAAGACGCAGAAAATACGCTTACAAACTGCATTTCAATGGAAAAATTGAaagtataatgtgtgtgtgcatgtatgtatccACTCTTCTCCTGTGATCATGTCAGCGTCATGTCTCCTTTTAGGTGTGTGTTATTGTTACAGCAGCACAGTAGTACTTAAGAGTCAAACCTCACAGACAGCGGTTTAGTCTGGAGCTCTGCTGCCATTTTATAACCTGATCCTCTGTGAATGTGTCTCTCAGTGATCCCTTTAATGGAGGTGTACAACAAGAGTTTGTGTAAGCCTCGGGAGCTGCTGGTGGAGATTCTGCAGGAGTATCCGGAGGAGGTGGAGCACATTTTCATACCGTCCTGCGTGGTGTTGACGCGCTGCGCCGGCTGCTGCAATGATGAGATTATGCAGTGCACGCCGACATCGAGCTATAACATTACTATGGAGGTAagcagtgtctttttttattgttttatttcttaaatacTGTGGGTGTTTTGTGCAGTGGTGTTCAGAGGGGTGAGGGagaacaactttttaaaatgttatccaACTGGGATGCACAAATGTCACAACAGAGGAACGCTTTGGCTGGTTAACTGCACTTCTGGCTCACCTAAGTGTCCCTCTGGTCAGTGCAAGTGCCGTTTTTGGCCCAAAATGAAC
Encoded here:
- the vegfab gene encoding vascular endothelial growth factor Ab isoform X2; its protein translation is MNFIDSLTLLFLTLSAVKSAHIPKDAERGPHDVIPLMEVYNKSLCKPRELLVEILQEYPEEVEHIFIPSCVVLTRCAGCCNDEIMQCTPTSSYNITMEIKRIKPQRQQNDIFMSFTEHSACECRLKKEVKEQREKKPRKGKGKGQKRKRKKNRDKTIHDAYVSSAFSTYLHLSVALLIIKLIWEELICPF
- the vegfab gene encoding vascular endothelial growth factor Ab isoform X3 — translated: MNFIDSLTLLFLTLSAVKSAHIPKDAERGPHDVIPLMEVYNKSLCKPRELLVEILQEYPEEVEHIFIPSCVVLTRCAGCCNDEIMQCTPTSSYNITMEIKRIKPQRQQNDIFMSFTEHSACECRLKKEVKEQRENVCEPCCDHCSDRRKRLFVQDPVTCRCSCKHSTEYCKDRQLELNERTCKCDKPRR